A single window of Chondrinema litorale DNA harbors:
- a CDS encoding DUF7133 domain-containing protein, whose translation MKKLGIIHLILFGLLSVAFAQDDSNPESEFYKIVTLPVNEGMLLEVGGMATLPDGRVALCTRRGDVYLVENATMADGEFPKYKLFASGLHEALGLAYKDNAIFVTQRGELTKLKDTNGDDIADVYETVYDWPLSGHYHEYSYGPKIMEDGSMMVTGNVAFGNEEWWRGESRVPWRGWAMKISPDGQMEPFATGMRSPCGLGVYEGEFFYTDNQGDWMGSGGIWHVKKGGFMGHPAGLSWSKEPNSPIDLTPEQFYAKIDIRQEKKDGRFIKPANIQDEENPDFLFKAKEEFPQVQLPSVWLPHGVLGISNSEIKEIKTNQFGPFKGQLLIGDQGQSKIMRVALEKVKGEYQGVAFDFRSGFQSGVLRMSWGHDGSIFVGETNRGWGSAGNTNSGLERLVWTGKVPFEMKNITAKPDGFEIEFTYPVDKKSAEDLDSYNGRNFTYKYHAVYGSPTVNDEDLKIKGVKVSEDGKKVRVVVENMRQYYVHQINVTGVTAGHGTLNLLHPTGYYTLNNIPDGDKLSSSELSTYRSSLEASAKKAAAAKKAQAAAAAKAKAKSAASAKAPTFAEIKPLLTKNTCNACHSEDKKVVGPAFKEVAKRGYSDEKIVELIYNPEPANWPGYATPMAPMPQVPKDEALKIAKWINSLD comes from the coding sequence ATGAAAAAATTAGGAATTATACATTTGATATTGTTTGGTTTGCTATCAGTTGCCTTTGCACAAGACGATAGCAATCCTGAAAGTGAATTTTATAAGATTGTTACTCTTCCGGTAAACGAAGGTATGTTGTTGGAAGTAGGTGGTATGGCTACACTTCCAGATGGCAGAGTTGCTTTGTGCACCAGAAGAGGAGATGTGTATTTGGTAGAAAACGCTACCATGGCAGATGGTGAATTTCCAAAATATAAATTGTTTGCATCTGGTTTACATGAAGCTTTAGGTTTAGCCTATAAAGACAATGCAATCTTTGTTACACAACGTGGTGAGTTAACCAAGTTGAAAGATACCAATGGAGATGACATTGCAGATGTTTACGAAACAGTTTACGACTGGCCACTTTCTGGACACTACCATGAGTATTCTTACGGTCCAAAAATTATGGAAGATGGAAGTATGATGGTAACAGGTAACGTAGCTTTCGGTAACGAAGAATGGTGGCGTGGTGAAAGTAGAGTGCCTTGGAGAGGTTGGGCAATGAAAATTTCTCCTGACGGACAAATGGAGCCATTTGCTACTGGTATGCGTTCTCCTTGTGGTTTAGGAGTTTACGAAGGTGAATTTTTCTATACTGATAACCAAGGTGACTGGATGGGCTCTGGTGGTATTTGGCATGTTAAAAAAGGTGGATTTATGGGACACCCTGCTGGCCTTTCTTGGTCAAAAGAACCTAATTCTCCAATCGATTTAACACCTGAGCAATTCTACGCTAAAATCGATATCAGACAAGAAAAGAAAGATGGTAGATTTATAAAGCCAGCTAATATTCAAGACGAAGAAAATCCTGACTTTTTATTCAAAGCAAAAGAGGAATTTCCTCAAGTTCAATTGCCTTCAGTTTGGTTACCTCATGGTGTTTTAGGTATTTCTAACTCAGAAATTAAAGAGATCAAAACTAACCAATTCGGACCTTTTAAAGGACAATTATTAATTGGAGATCAAGGGCAAAGTAAAATTATGCGTGTAGCTTTAGAGAAAGTAAAAGGAGAATACCAAGGTGTTGCTTTCGATTTCCGTTCTGGTTTTCAGTCTGGTGTATTAAGAATGAGCTGGGGACACGATGGTTCAATCTTCGTAGGTGAAACTAACAGAGGTTGGGGTTCTGCTGGTAATACTAACTCTGGTTTAGAGAGACTAGTTTGGACTGGTAAAGTACCTTTCGAAATGAAAAATATTACTGCAAAACCAGATGGTTTCGAAATCGAATTTACTTATCCGGTAGACAAAAAATCTGCTGAAGATTTAGATTCTTATAATGGTAGAAACTTCACATATAAGTACCATGCTGTTTATGGTAGCCCAACTGTAAACGACGAAGACCTTAAAATTAAAGGTGTAAAAGTTTCGGAAGATGGTAAAAAGGTAAGAGTAGTTGTTGAGAATATGCGTCAGTATTATGTACATCAGATCAATGTAACTGGTGTTACTGCTGGTCATGGTACATTAAACCTGCTACACCCAACTGGTTATTACACTTTAAATAACATTCCAGATGGTGATAAACTTTCTTCTAGTGAGTTAAGCACTTATCGTTCTTCATTAGAAGCTTCAGCTAAAAAAGCTGCTGCTGCTAAAAAAGCACAAGCTGCCGCTGCCGCAAAAGCGAAAGCAAAAAGTGCTGCATCAGCGAAAGCACCAACATTTGCTGAAATTAAGCCATTATTAACTAAGAATACTTGTAATGCTTGTCATTCAGAAGATAAGAAAGTTGTAGGCCCAGCATTTAAAGAAGTGGCAAAAAGAGGATACTCTGATGAAAAAATTGTAGAACTTATTTACAACCCTGAACCAGCTAACTGGCCAGGATATGCCACTCCCATGGCGCCAATGCCGCAAGTGCCAAAAGATGAGGCACTCAAAATAGCGAAGTGGATAAATTCGTTGGATTAA
- a CDS encoding lactonase family protein, whose translation MIVLTGGYTNKKGNEIEGGIYTFEFDEKEGTLTEKDLYPTVNPSYICVSDDNKFLYTFEEIGIDEKPKLKAFSLDKAGKLTFLNEKVIPGGAPCHITFSKDKKFLLIACYSTGNVLAFAIKADGTLGEMTGSAQHKGSSVNKSRQEGPHAHMVALDKEGKVYVCDLGLDKIKAYSLSSTGELTPLPDEDIKIAEGSGPRHMVFHPDGEHGFVINELTSTVSLLKKEGGKFKVLKDYLALDGSFSGLPTAAAIRISKKGKYVYSSDRTIQAISIFEFDADNSTLKLLTHEETGGEAPRDFNIAPSGKWLIAANQNTDNIVTFSRDKKTGLLNRKSEITDIVKPTSIVFIK comes from the coding sequence ATGATTGTACTAACCGGTGGATATACCAACAAGAAAGGAAATGAAATTGAAGGTGGTATTTACACTTTTGAATTTGATGAGAAAGAAGGTACACTAACTGAAAAAGACCTTTATCCAACCGTAAACCCAAGTTATATTTGTGTTTCAGACGATAACAAATTCCTGTATACTTTCGAAGAAATTGGTATAGATGAGAAACCAAAACTCAAAGCCTTCTCTTTAGATAAAGCAGGTAAACTTACTTTCCTAAATGAAAAAGTAATTCCGGGTGGAGCTCCTTGCCACATCACTTTTTCAAAAGATAAGAAATTCCTTTTAATCGCTTGCTACAGTACTGGAAACGTGTTGGCATTTGCCATAAAAGCAGATGGTACTTTAGGCGAAATGACAGGCTCTGCACAACATAAAGGCAGTAGTGTCAATAAATCTAGACAAGAAGGTCCGCATGCACACATGGTAGCGCTCGATAAAGAAGGCAAAGTCTATGTTTGTGATTTAGGTTTAGACAAAATAAAGGCTTATAGTTTAAGCTCAACAGGTGAGTTAACTCCTTTACCAGATGAAGATATTAAAATTGCAGAAGGTAGTGGACCACGTCACATGGTTTTCCATCCAGATGGTGAACATGGTTTCGTAATAAACGAGCTTACTTCAACTGTATCTCTATTAAAAAAAGAAGGAGGCAAGTTTAAAGTGCTTAAAGATTATTTGGCATTAGATGGTTCTTTTTCTGGCTTACCAACCGCAGCAGCAATTCGTATTTCTAAGAAAGGTAAATATGTTTACTCTTCAGATCGTACGATTCAAGCAATTTCAATTTTTGAGTTTGATGCTGATAATAGTACACTTAAGTTGTTAACTCATGAGGAGACAGGAGGAGAGGCTCCAAGAGATTTTAACATTGCTCCATCAGGAAAATGGTTAATTGCAGCCAACCAAAACACCGATAACATAGTTACATTCAGTAGAGATAAGAAAACTGGCTTACTAAATAGAAAGTCAGAGATAACTGATATTGTAAAACCGACTTCAATTGTATTTATAAAATAG
- a CDS encoding NYN domain-containing protein → MKKENNLAVLIDGDNIPSNNVKEMMEEIAKYGNPTIKRIYGDWTKPQLSKWKKVLLENAINPVQQYSYTTGKNATDSAMIIDAMDILYAGDVDGFCLVSSDSDFTRLATRLREASMMVIGIGEKKTPEPFIVACDRFIYIEILERDIKPVKSSRSRSTKKEGVEKITNRVVTLITSTIQDLSDDDGWVFLGDVGSMLQKKQPNFDSRNYGFQKLTPLISSIDNIEIEERELEGNRHKLIYVKVKD, encoded by the coding sequence ATGAAAAAAGAGAATAATCTGGCAGTTTTAATTGATGGTGATAATATTCCTTCTAACAATGTGAAGGAAATGATGGAGGAAATTGCCAAATATGGGAATCCAACTATTAAAAGAATTTATGGAGACTGGACTAAACCCCAGCTCTCCAAATGGAAAAAAGTATTGCTCGAAAATGCCATTAACCCCGTGCAGCAATATAGTTACACAACAGGTAAAAACGCGACAGATTCAGCCATGATCATCGATGCCATGGATATTTTATATGCAGGTGATGTGGATGGTTTTTGTTTGGTTTCTAGTGATAGTGATTTTACTAGGCTAGCTACTCGTTTGCGTGAAGCAAGTATGATGGTGATAGGCATTGGCGAAAAGAAAACCCCCGAACCTTTTATTGTAGCTTGCGATAGGTTCATTTACATCGAAATTTTAGAAAGAGATATTAAACCTGTTAAATCTTCTAGAAGCAGAAGCACTAAAAAAGAAGGTGTAGAAAAAATCACAAATAGGGTAGTTACACTTATAACTTCTACCATTCAAGATCTTAGTGATGACGATGGTTGGGTATTTTTAGGAGATGTAGGCAGTATGCTACAGAAAAAACAACCTAATTTCGATTCAAGGAACTATGGTTTTCAGAAGTTAACTCCACTCATAAGCTCGATAGATAATATAGAAATTGAAGAAAGAGAGCTCGAAGGCAATAGGCATAAACTCATATACGTGAAAGTAAAGGATTGA